In Stigmatopora argus isolate UIUO_Sarg chromosome 10, RoL_Sarg_1.0, whole genome shotgun sequence, the following proteins share a genomic window:
- the ehd2b gene encoding LOW QUALITY PROTEIN: EH domain-containing protein 2b (The sequence of the model RefSeq protein was modified relative to this genomic sequence to represent the inferred CDS: substituted 1 base at 1 genomic stop codon), whose protein sequence is MSRWGRKNVKKTPEVIRTVTEGLKSLYRKKLLPLEQYYGFHDFHSLSLEDADFDNKPMVLVVGQYSTGKTTFIKYLLEQEIPGSRVGPEPTTDCFTAIMHGEVESLIPGNALIVDPNKPFRKLNPFGNTFLNRFQCAQMSNQVLESISIIDTPGILSGAKQRVSRGQAPPAXLTLPTGYDFPAVLRWFAERVDRIVLLFDAHKLEISDEFAEAIGALKGNEDKLRVVLNKADMVGTQQLMRVYGALMWSLGKVFGTPEVLRVYIGSFWSEPLMVTDNRKLFELEEEDLFTDIQNLPRHAALRKLNDLVKRARLVRVHAHIISYLKQEMPSVFRKDNKKKNLIYQLPVIFSKIQLQHNISAGDFPDCAKMQEQLMVHDFTKFKTLKPNLMAALDELLSVDIAKLMPLLRQEELEAGEMPGVQGGAFLGVRAGPFGEGDPFGEEDGDLGEEGDEEEPDRWVVTKDKPKYDEIFYNLAPDEGKLSGTKVKHWMISSRLPNSVLGRIWKLSDVDRDGMLDEEEFALASHLMEVKLEGHGLPPELPVRLVPPSKRRLKGSDV, encoded by the exons ATGTCACGCTGGGGGCGTAAGAATGTGAAGAAGACTCCGGAGGTGATCCGCACGGTGACCGAGGGCCTCAAGTCGCTGTATCGCAAAAAACTTCTGCCGCTGGAGCAGTACTACGGATTCCACGACTTCCACTCGCTCAGCTTGGAGGATGCCGACTTTGACAACAAACCTATGGTGCTGGTGGTGGGACAGTACTCCACCGGGAAGACCACCTTCATCAA GTACCTACTGGAGCAGGAGATTCCGGGCAGCCGGGTGGGACCCGAACCCACCACCGACTGCTTCACCGCCATCATGCACGGCGAAGTAGAGAGCCTCATACCCGGCAACGCCCTCATCGTGGACCCCAACAAGCCCTTCCGAAAACTCAACCCTTTCGGGAACACCTTCCTCAACAG atTCCAGTGCGCCCAGATGTCCAATCAGGTGCTGGAGAGCATCAGCATCATCGACACCCCTGGAATCCTGTCCGGAGCTAAGCAGAGAGTCAGTCGAGGTCAGGCACCCCCCGc ttagcTGACCCTGCCCACAGGCTACGACTTCCCTGCCGTGTTGCGCTGGTTTGCCGAGCGCGTGGACCGCATCGTCCTCCTCTTCGACGCCCACAAGCTGGAGATCTCGGACGAATTCGCGGAAGCCATCGGCGCGCTCAAGGGCAACGAGGACAAGCTGCGGGTGGTCCTCAACAAGGCCGACATGGTGGGCACGCAGCAGCTCATGAGGGTCTACGGCGCCCTCATGTGGTCCCTGGGCAAGGTCTTCGGTACCCCGGAGGTCCTCAGGGTCTACATCGGCTCCTTCTGGTCCGAGCCGCTGATGGTGACGGACAACCGCAAGCTCTTcgagctggaggaggaggaccTCTTCACCGATATCCAGAACCTGCCTCGGCACGCCGCGCTGCGCAAGCTGAACGACCTGGTCAAGCGGGCGCGCCTGGTTCGG GTGCACGCTCACATCATCAGCTACCTGAAGCAGGAGATGCCGTCCGTGTTCAGGAAGGACAACAAGAAGAAGAACCTCATCTACCAGCTGCCCGTTATCTTCTCCAAAATTCAACTGCAGCACAACATCTCCGCCGGAGACTTCCCAGATTGCGCCAAGATGCAG GAACAACTGATGGTTCACGACTTCACCAAGTTCAAAACCCTGAAGCCCAACCTGATGGCGGCCCTGGACGAACTCCTGTCCGTGGACATCGCCAAGCTGATGCCGCTCCTGCGACAGGAAGAGCTGGAGGCCGGCGAGATGCCCGGCGTGCAGGGCGGCGCCTTcctgggcgtccgcgccggcccctTCGGCGAGGGCGACCCCTTCGGCGAAGAGGACGGGGACCTGGGCGAGGAGGGCGACGAGGAGGAACCCGACAGGTGGGTGGTGACCAAGGACAAACCCAAGTACGACGAGATCTTCTACAACCTGGCGCCCGACGAGGGCAAGCTGAGCGGCACCAAGGTCAAGCACTGGATGATCAGCTCCCGCCTGCCCAACTCGGTGCTGGGCCGCATCTGGAAGCTCTCCGACGTGGACCGCGACGGCATGCTGGACGAGGAGGAGTTTGCCCTGGCCAGCCATCTGATGGAAGTCAAGCTAGAAGGTCACGGGCTGCCCCCGGAGTTGCCCGTCCGCTTGGTGCCGCCCTCCAAACGCAGGCTGAAGGGCTCCGACGTGTGA